The Rhinopithecus roxellana isolate Shanxi Qingling chromosome 9, ASM756505v1, whole genome shotgun sequence genome contains a region encoding:
- the BHLHE22 gene encoding class E basic helix-loop-helix protein 22, whose translation MERGMHLGAAAAGEDDLFLHKSLSASTAKRLEAAFRSTPPGMDLSLAPPPRERPASSSSSPLGCFEPADPEGAGLLLPPPGGGGGGGGGGGAGSGGGGGGVGVPGLLVGTAGVGSDPSLSSLPAGAALCLKYGESASRGSVAESSGGEQSPDDDSDGRCELVLRAGVADPRASPGAGGGGAKAAEGCSNAHLHGGASVPPGGLGGGGGGGGGGSSSVSGGGGGGGSSSSSSSSKKSKEQKALRLNINARERRRMHDLNDALDELRAVIPYAHSPSVRKLSKIATLLLAKNYILMQAQALEEMRRLVAYLNQGQAISAASLPSSAAAAAAAAALHPALGAYEQAAGYPFSAGLPPAASCPEKCALFNSVSSSLCKQCTEKP comes from the coding sequence ATGGAGCGCGGGATGCACCTCGGTGCAGCGGCCGCCGGCGAGGACGACCTCTTCCTGCACAAGAGCCTGAGCGCCTCCACAGCCAAGCGCTTGGAAGCGGCTTTCCGCTCCACGCCCCCAGGCATGGACCTGTCCCTGGCGCCGCCGCCTCGGGAACGCCCGGCGTCCTCCTCCTCGTCGCCCCTGGGCTGCTTCGAGCCGGCTGACCCCGAGGGGGCAGGGCTGCTGTTGCCGCCGCctggaggaggcggcggcggcggcggcggcggcggcgcgggaagtggcggcggcggcggcggggtgGGTGTCCCCGGGCTGCTAGTAGGTACGGCCGGCGTTGGGAGCGACCCTAGCCTGAGCAGCCTGCCGGCTGGGGCCGCCCTTTGCCTCAAATACGGCGAAAGCGCTAGCCGGGGCTCGGTGGCCGAGAGCAGCGGCGGCGAGCAGAGCCCCGACGACGACAGCGACGGTCGCTGCGAGCTGGTGCTGCGAGCCGGAGTAGCCGACCCGCGGGCCTCCCCGGGAGCGGGAGGTGGTGGCGCGAAGGCAGCCGAAGGCTGCTCCAATGCCCACCTCCACGGCGGCGCCAGCGTCCCCCCGGGGGGCctgggcggcggcggcggcggcggcggcgggggtaGCAGCAGCGTTAgcggtggcggtggcggcggcggcagcagcagcagcagcagcagcagcaagaaatCCAAAGAGCAAAAAGCGCTGCGGCTTAACATCAATGCCCGAGAGCGCCGGCGGATGCACGACCTGAACGACGCGCTGGACGAGCTGCGCGCGGTGATCCCCTACGCGCACAGCCCGTCGGTGCGAAAGCTCTCCAAGATCGCCACGCTGCTACTCGCCAAGAACTACATCCTCATGCAGGCGCAGGCCCTGGAGGAGATGCGGCGCCTAGTCGCCTACCTCAACCAGGGCCAAGCCATCTCGGCTGCCTCCCTGCCCAGCTCGGCGGCTGCAGCGGCAGCAGCTGCTGCCCTGCACCCGGCTCTCGGCGCCTACGAGCAGGCGGCCGGCTACCCGTTCAGCGCCGGGCTGCCCCCGGCTGCCTCCTGCCCGGAGAAGTGCGCCCTTTTCAACAGCGTCTCCTCTAGCCTCTGCAAACAGTGCACGGAGAAGCCTTAA